DNA from Corynebacterium stationis:
CGTCGCAGCAGATGGTAATTTTCAATGGAAAGCGGGATACCTTCGCGGATGTCCTTGCCAAACCATGGGTAGACCGGTCCGGTATTACCGCGGCCCATCATCAAATCCACGCGGCCGCCGGAAAGGTGCTGCAAAAAGGCAAAGTCTTCAGCAATCTTGAGCGGATCATTGGTGGTAATCAAGGTAGTGGAAGTCGACAGAATCAGATTTTCTGTCTGCGCGGCGATATAGCCTAAGTGCGTGGTCGGCGAAGAAGGCACGAAAGGTGGGTTGTGGTGCTCGCCGGTGGCAAAGACATCTAGGCCGACTTCCTCTGCCTTGAGCGCAATTTCCGTCATGGAGTTGATGCGCTCATGCTCAGTTGGGGTCTTGCCGGTGGTGGGGTCCTCGGTGACGTCGCCGATGGTCATGATTCCGAATTGCATTGTCGTGCCCTCGCTAAGAATTCGAGAAAGTATTTAACTTCAATGTTTAAGTGTTTCCAGAAAGAAGAATAGCACATATGTGACATGTCAACAAGCGGGTGTTGGTGCTTCACCTTCCGTTTAAGGCCTCAATCAATACTGCGAGGTCAGAAGAGGTAATAATTCTCAATGGCCGCTCGTTGCGTTTGCCAGTCTCGGTGACGATGGCGGCGTAGGGAAGACGTCCGTTCTTATCTGGGTTGATGAGTGCATCGACAGCTTCTTGCGCCGTGATATCTCGCGACAAGAACACGGCATCATCGATCTTTTTGACCATTTCTAAAACGTCGCCGATGGTGCGGGCGTCAAGGACGTTATTGTCAGCGAGATCTTTTGCCACCCAGCGTGAGATGGTGTTGGTGGTTAATAGTTGGATGAACTTGTGGTCTTCGTAAATCGGTATCTGGGCGAAGCCTTGAAGACGAATCACGCGCAGTGCTTTGGATACTTCAGACGCGGGCGTTAGCGTCACCACTTCCGTGGATTCCAAGATGGATAAAGCGCGGGGTGGATCCATTAAAATTCCGCGCAGCATTTCAATATCTTCTATAACCGCAGGATGTGGCTCGGCTATAGGTTCGCCCTCGTGGTAACGGCCATGAGAAATGGCATTGCGCAGGTTTCCATAGTCTTTTAAGACTTCTCCTTGCTGGCGTGAGAGCAAGTGTTTATCCACTGCCCGGTCGACCATCCACCAAAAAGAGTCGGAACGTTTGGCATCTAAAGCGATGCGCAGATGAGTTTCGATGTCATTGAAAGCGGCGAGGAAAGGGATGGCGCGGCTTTGGTAGCTAGAGGCATCACTATTTGAGGACGTCATGCTTTTCTAGCGTACCGAGATTGCCCATTTGGACATCGCCAAATTGTGGCCTAAATCCCTGCAGGGTGCGAGTTTTAGGCAGTGCAGGTTCAAGGCGGCGTGGGTTTAAGACGTGTAAACGCCGCGCTCGAGGTAGTCACAGGTTGCCATGGTGCCTTCTCGGTAGCCGGCGAGAAAAGCTTCCTGGCGCTGTTCGGAGGTTCCGTGGGTAAAGGTATCTGGGCGCACCTCGCCTGAGCTGCGTTCTTGGATATTGTCATCGCCAACCGCGCGTGCAGTCTCGACTGCCGCCGCTACCTGTTCCCGAGTGATTGGCTCTAAGAGTGCATCCTCACCTTTGTCGGCATAAGAAGCCCAAATGCCCGCGTAGCAGTCGGCCTGCAGCTCGATCTTCACAGCGTTGGATTCTGCACCCGGCTCGTTATAGTTCGACAGCCCCAATGTGCCTTCGAGCTGCTGAACATGGTGTCCGAATTCGTGGGCGACGATATACATCTGTGCCAGCGGGCCGTCAGAGCCGCCAAGGCTTTCTAGCTGTTCGAAGAAAGAGACATCGAAATAGGCAGTTTGATCAGTGGGGCAGTAAAACGGGCCGGTGGCTGCCGAAGCCATACCGCAGCCTGACTGCGTGGTCTGCTGGAAGATAACGCGGCCTGGTTCTGTGTATTCAATACCGGCTTGCTGTGGCAAAAGTTCTGCCCAGACATCATCAACCGAAATGCCGGTATAGTCCACGCGGCAATCGGCATAAGTATTGCCGTCTTCAAGAGTCTGGCAATGTGCCAAAGGTTCATTGGCATCTTCGCCGCTTTCAATAGCCGGCTGGGCTTGCTCCTGGCCGCCGACCAACTCGCCCAGCTGCCCCGGGCTTCCACCCAGAAGTAGAAATAATCCCACCAGCAAGAGAGAACCAAAGCCACCGCCGGCAGCAATCATGCCGCCACGCCCGCCACGACCCGAGGATGCACGGCGGCCTTGCGGAACAGAACCCTTTTTGAATGTCATGCACTGATCATGCCATAGCCAAGACAAGAAAATGGGTGGAGAGTAGAAAATTTCCGATAACCGCGCAACGCCCTTGATGCAGAATACGGAATATTTAGATGACTAAGATTGACCCCTTTAGAGAAGGGCGCGATAAAGACGAGTAGACTTGGGCCGTTCATGTCTTCTTCCTCCTTGTCGCGCGCGCTGTCTACGCAAGGCGATGGTCGAAGAAGTGGCTGCAAACTTGAAAGGAATGAACACAAACGTGTTGCGTACACACCTAGCGGGCGAACTCCGCAAAGAGCTAACCGGAGAAACCGTCACCTTAACCGGTTGGGTTTCCCGACGTCGTGACCACGGCGGCGTTATCTTCATTGACCTGCGCGACCGTTCCGGTCTCGCACAGGCTGTCTTCCGCGAGTCTGAGGTTGCTGAGCAAGCTCACGAACTGCGCTCGGAATTCGTCGTGAAGGTAACCGGCGTTGTTGAAGCTCGCCCAGAAGGTTCAGAGAACCCAAACCTGGCATCTGGCGAGATTGAACTTAACGTCACCGAGCTCGAGGTGTTGAATAAGTCTGCAGCACTGCCATTCCAAATCGATGACCCATCGTCTTCCGGTGAAGTAGGCGAAGAAGCACGTCTTCGCTACCGCTACCTAGATTTGCGTCGCAAGACCCAAGGCGACGCACTGCGTCTGCGCTCGGCTGCTAACCGCGCTGCTCGCCGCGTTCTGGACCGCCACGAGTTTACCGAGATTGAAACCCCAACTCTGACCCGCTCTACGCCAGAGGGCGCGCGTGACTTCCTGGTCCCAGCACGTCTGAAGCCAGGTTCCTGGTACGCACTGCCGCAGTCCCCACAGCTGTTCAAGCAGTTGCTGATGGTTGCTGGCATGGAGCGTTACTACCAGTTGGCACGTTGCTACCGCGACGAAGACTTCCGTGCAGACCGCCAGCCAGAATTTACTCAGCTGGACGTTGAGATGTCCTTCGTTGACCAAGAAGACGTCATCGCCTTGGGCGAAGAGATCATTGCTGAGCTGTGGAAGCTTATCGGATACGAGATCACCACTCCGATCCCACGCATGACCTACGCGGATGCCATGAAGTACTACGGCACCGATAAGCCAGACCTGCGCTTTGATATCAAGCTCGTAGAGTGCACCGACTTCTTCAAGGACACCACCTTCCGCGTATTCCAGAACGAATACGTCGGCGCGGTCGTCATGGAAGGTGGCGCATCTCAGCCACGTCGCCAGTTCGACGCTTGGCAGGAATGGGCAAAGCAGCGCGGCGCTAAGGGTCTTGCTTACATCACAGTTGCCGAAGATGGAACCTTGGGTGGCCCAGTTGCGAAGAACATTACCGCCGCTGAGCGCGAAGGCATTGCAGAGCACGTCGGCGCTAAGCCTGGCGATGCGATCTTCTTCGCTGCTGGTGATACGAAGTCTTCCCGTGCACTGTTAGGTGCTGCACGTGGAGAGATCGCTCGCAAGAACGACCTCATCAAGGAAGGCGACTGGGCATTTACCTGGGTTGTTGACGCTCCAATGTTTGAGCCAGCAGCTGAGGCCACCGCATCCGGTGACGTTGCTTTGGGTAACTCCTCATGGACCGCTGTGCACCACGCCTTTACCTCTCCTAAGCCAGAGTGGATGGATTCTTTTGATGAGAATCCAGGTGAGGCTACGGCTTACGCTTATGACATTGTCTGCAACGGCAATGAAATCGGCGGCGGCTCCATCCGTATCCACAACGCTGATGTGCAAAAGCGCGTCTTCAACGTCATGGGTATCGGCGAAGAAGAAGCACAGGAGAAGTTCGGCTTCCTCTTGGATGCCTTCCAGTACGGTGCGCCACCACACGGCGGCATCGCTTTAGGCTGGGACCGTATCGTCTCGCTGCTCGGCGGCTTCGACTCCATCCGCGACGTCATCGCATTCCCGAAGTCCGGTGGCGGAGTAGACCCACTCACCGATGCGCCAGCACCAATTCCTGCGCAGCAGCGTAAGGAAACTGGCGTTGATTTCAAGCCAGAAAAAGCTAAGGCACAGGCAGACGCTAAGCCTGCTGACCAGGCTGAAGCTTAATACGAATTCTCCCGCGCATATCGATAAAAGACCTGTGTGCGGGAGCAGAAGCTAGTAAATGGAACCACTAGTTTCTGCCGCGAAAACTCTTCCGTGGTATTTGTGGTTCCAGACTCAAGGAGAAGACCGTGAACCTAGAACAACAACAAGTCGTCGACATCGCTCAAGACTTGCTGTCGCGGCGGTTTGGCGGTCAACAAAAGCTCTCCGAAGTAGAAGAACTCTCTGGTTCTGGCCATGCAGTCGTCCTGCGCGCACGGGTTGCATCCTCACCATTTCTGCAACAGCGCACGGTAGTGCTTAAGCACAACCCGCCAACGGGGCAGGCTTTGGATGATGTGGCCTTCATCAGTGAGGTAGTGGCGTATCAATTCACCACCTCGCTATCCGAAGACACCAGGCCAGGACCCGTGCTTTTAGCGCACGATATTGATGAGCGTATTTTGGTGCTCACTGACTTAGGCGACTCCAATACTTTGTCGGATACCTTGGCAAAAGCTGATGATGAAGAGCGTCTGCAAGTAATCCGCGCACTTGGCACGGAGTTGGGGCAGATGCATGCCGATACTGCTGGCCGCGAGCCTGACTTCGAAGCGCTTGCTAACCGTGTAATCCGCAATCAACCGGATATCATCAACTATCAATTGCGTGCGGAAGCATTGCACAATTCGATTTATCTCGGCTTGGAAATTCTCCAGCGCGCAGGACTGACCCCGCCGGAGGCTGTTTCTAGCTACGCGAACGCGTCCGCTGCGACACTGCTAAGCGGTAACGAGCGAGCATTTACTCCTTTCGACTTGTCGCCAGACAACATTATTGTTTCCCAGAAGATTTCCTTCTTGGATTATGAATGGGCAGGCTTTAGAAACGTTGGCTTTGACGTGGCGTGCGTTATTGCAGGCTTCCCACAGTTCCTGTTCGCTCGCCCGATCTCAGATGAAGAAGGAGATGTCTTCATCCATGCGTGGGCTCGCGAGGTAGTAGAAACTTGGCCACGCTTTGGCGAAAGTGAAGAACTTAACCGCTTGATTGTGCGTTCACTCATTGGATGGGCACTTTCCAGCGTTGCCACCATGTACGCCGGTGGTGTGGAAGAGCTAGCAGCATTTTCTTCTGAAGACCGCGAGATCGATGACGTTTTTGCTAATTCCCTATTGCGCGGAAGCAACCAGGCTCCCTTTAGCGACGATGAGCTTTTGATTCGCCGCGACCTTTATGAGACATTCGAATCGCTCCACAGGTTTGCAGGACGTCGCGGACGTGGCTCTTATGCTGAGGAATATAAGTCCATTGAGGAATTTAGCCAGCAGGTTGCCGACCGGCTGCGGGAGCCACGCCCGATCAATTATCGCTAGCCTAGGCATCTCCTTGGCCGCCTCACTGGGGCTATCCAAGAGACTGTTCAAGGCTTAGGGCTTTTCAAATGGTGAGAAGGTAGTCATGACCCAAGATTCGTTATTTCCAACCGGTCCGTCTGCCGAATCGGAAGGGGATTCTGCTTCAGGCATAGCTGGACGTGGTGGGGCGATGTTTGCTGCGCACACGGGTTCTCCATTGGCTGCTCGCATGCGTCCGCAGCACCTGGATGAAGTCTTAGGCCAAGACCATCTTCTGGCACCGGGAAAGCCATTGCGCCGGTTAGTAGAAGGCTCTGGTGAAGCCTCAGTCATTTTGTACGGACCTCCCGGCACCGGCAAAACCACGATTGCCTCTCTGATCGCTGCAACTATGGGACAGAATTTCGTTGGCTTGTCCGCGCTCGACTCCGGGGTCAAACAAGTTCGAGAAGTAATCACCCACGCCCGCCAAGAGGCTATCCGCGGGGTACGCACAGTACTTTTCATCGACGAGGTACACCGCTTTTCCAAAACTCAGCAGGATGCGTTGCTCGCGGCTGTTGAAAACCGCACGGTACTCCTGGTGGCAGCAACCACGGAAAACCCGTCTTTCTCGGTGGTTTCGCCGTTGCTTTCTCGCTCACTGTTGTTGCAGCTAAACTCCCTGGAACCTGCCGACATTGCGAAGTTAATCGATCGCGCTATCGAGTCACACCGCGGACTGCAAGGTCGCATCAAGATAACAGATGAAGCCAAAGAGCAGTTGACGATGCTCGCCGGTGGCGATGCACGCAGAGTGTTGACCTATCTCGAAGCAGCTGCCGAAACCGCTGAGGACGTGTACTCAAAAACCACTGAAAGTGAGTCGGACGGGGAAGGCGCTGCACAGCCGGTTTTAACCACGGAGGTGCTCAACGCCAGCGTAAACCGCGCAGTGGTGCGCTATGACCGTGACGGCGATCAGCATTACGACGTGGTGTCAGCTTTTATTAAATCCATTCGTGGATCAGACGTGGATGCTGCCTTGCACTACCTAGCGCGCATGATCGAGGCAGGGGAGGACCCACGGTTTATCGCGAGGCGCTTGATCGTGCACGCTTCTGAAGACATTGGCATGGCAGATCCCACAGCACTGCCTACCGCGGTGGCAGCAGCTGAAGCCGCGCAATTGATCGGTCTTCCGGAAGCCCGCATCCCGCTGGCACAGGCGGTTATCCACTTAGCTACTGCACCGAAATCCAACTCGGTGATGCAAGCTATTGCAGCGGCACAAGAAGATATCGCCCGCGGCAAGATTGGGCATGTGCCGCCGCATTTGCGCGATGGACATTATGAAGGTGCAAAGCGTTTGGGAAGTGCAGTCGGATATAAATTTCCACACGATGATCCACGCGGTGTCGTCGCCCAGCAATATCTGCCGCAGGAACTGGCGGATGCCCGGTACTACCAACCCACCAACCACGGTGCGGAGAAGCGAATTTATGAATATCTCCCACGGTTGCGCGGGATCGTGCGGGATGAGAAAAACGCCGGCGGAAGTAAATAAAATCTCGAGTTAGAGAAATTCCTGCCCCGTATTCCGAACCAACGCCCAAGACGGGTAAAGTCTTGTGGTGTTGAGTCCGCGCTTTAACAAGGTATTGCCCAAGCGCGGCAAAAAGATTTAGCCCAGTAGTAGTTATTATGGCTTGTGATTTTAACTACCGATAGATGCAAAAGGACACTGCACAGTGAAGACTCATGAGATTCGCGAACGGTTTACGCAACACTTCGTCAATAGCGGACATGAAGCGGTACCGAGCGCCTCATTGATTCTGGACGACCCGAACCTGCTGTTCGTCAACGCTGGCATGGTTCCGTTCAAGCCCTACTTCTTAGGTCAGCAAAACCCGCCATTTCCTAATGGCTTGGCCACCTCGATCCAAAAGTGCGTCCGCACCTTGGACATTGAAGAAGTAGGCATTACTACCCGTCACAACACTTTCTTCCAGATGGCAGGCAACTTCTCCTTTGGCCAGTACTTCAAAGAGGGTGCAATCGAAAATGCATGGGCACTGCTTACCAACTCCGTCGACGAAGGCGGCTTTGGCTTAGACCCTGATCGCTTGTGGGTTACCGTCTACCTCAACGATGACGAGGCAGCAAAAATCTGGAACGAAAAGATTGGCGTTCCTAAGGAACGTATTCAGCGCATGGGCATGGAAGACAACTATTGGTCCATGGGCGTGCCTGGCCCTTGTGGTCCATGTTCTGAGATCTACTACGACCGCGGCCCGGAATACGGCGTCGAGGGCGGCCCAGAAGCCGATGACAACCGCTACATGGAAATCTGGAACCTCGTGTTCATGCAGAACATCCGTGGTGAAGGCAACGGCAAGGGAGACTTTGAACTACTTGGTGAGCTGCCGAAGAAAAACATTGATACCGGCCTCGGCATCGAGCGCGTAGCTTGTATTCTGCAGGGCGTAGACAATGTCTATGAGACTGACCTTTTGGCACCGGTTATCGCTGAGGCTGAAAAGGTCACCGGCGCTACCTATGAAGATCCAGAAGATGAGCGCATCAATGATGTGCGTTTCCGCGTGATTGCTGACCACTCGCGCACCGCGATGATGCTGATTTTGGATGGTGTAACGCCATCTAATGAAGGTCGCGGTTACATCCTGCGCCGTTTGGTACGCCGCATTATCCGTTCAGCACGTCTGTTGGGTGCGCAGGCAGAAGTTCTTGAGCGTTTCATGAACACCATCATGGACACCATGGAACTGTCCTACCCAGAGATCGCGCAAAACCGCGAGCGTATCCTGCGCGTTGCCCTGAACGAAGAAAAGTCCTTCCTCAAGACCTTGGAGTCCGGCACGCACCGCTTCGATGAGGTCGCAGCGGCTGCCAAGACTGAAGGTAAGACCGTGGTGCGGGGCCAGGAAGCTTTCGAGTTGCACGATACTTATGGTTTCCCCATCGACTTGACTTTGGAAATGGCTGCAGAGGCTGGCCTAGAAGTTGATATGGATTCCTTTAACGCTGCGATGACCGAGCAACGTGAGCGCGCGAAGGCAGATAACCGTGCAAAGAAGCACGGGCATGCGGATGAGTCGCTATACCGTGAGTGGGTTGATAATCAGCCAACTGTCTTTACCGGTTATGAAGAGCTTGCTTCAGACGCAAAGGTTATCGGCCTTGTGCGCGATGGTGAGAAAGTCACCTCAGCTGGTGCAGGCGAGCAAGTCGAAGTCATCTTGGACCACAGCCCGCTGTACGCGGAATCAGGTGGACAGATGGCAGACCGCGGTCGCATCTTTACCGGTGATACCGTTCTGAATGTTCAAGACGTGCAGAAGATCGGTAAGAAACTGTGGGTGCACAAGGCAACCGTTGCATCGGGTGGTCTAGATTTGGGCTCCCAGGTCACCGCTGAGGTTGATCAGAAGTGGCGTCACGGCGCAACACAGGCGCACACTGCAACCCACCTCATTCACGCAGCTTTGCGTGAGGTTCTAGGTCCAACAGCTGTGCAGGCAGGTTCTTTGAACCGTCCAGGTTACTTGCGCTTTGACTTCAACTTCACCGAACAGCTGTCTGATGCACAGCTGGAAGAGATTGCATTGATTGCTAACCAGGCAGTGGATGCGGACTTTGCCGTCAACACCATTGAGACTTCGTTGGAAGAAGCCAAGGCAATGGGTGCGATGGCAC
Protein-coding regions in this window:
- a CDS encoding phosphotransferase, producing MNLEQQQVVDIAQDLLSRRFGGQQKLSEVEELSGSGHAVVLRARVASSPFLQQRTVVLKHNPPTGQALDDVAFISEVVAYQFTTSLSEDTRPGPVLLAHDIDERILVLTDLGDSNTLSDTLAKADDEERLQVIRALGTELGQMHADTAGREPDFEALANRVIRNQPDIINYQLRAEALHNSIYLGLEILQRAGLTPPEAVSSYANASAATLLSGNERAFTPFDLSPDNIIVSQKISFLDYEWAGFRNVGFDVACVIAGFPQFLFARPISDEEGDVFIHAWAREVVETWPRFGESEELNRLIVRSLIGWALSSVATMYAGGVEELAAFSSEDREIDDVFANSLLRGSNQAPFSDDELLIRRDLYETFESLHRFAGRRGRGSYAEEYKSIEEFSQQVADRLREPRPINYR
- the aspS gene encoding aspartate--tRNA ligase, which codes for MLRTHLAGELRKELTGETVTLTGWVSRRRDHGGVIFIDLRDRSGLAQAVFRESEVAEQAHELRSEFVVKVTGVVEARPEGSENPNLASGEIELNVTELEVLNKSAALPFQIDDPSSSGEVGEEARLRYRYLDLRRKTQGDALRLRSAANRAARRVLDRHEFTEIETPTLTRSTPEGARDFLVPARLKPGSWYALPQSPQLFKQLLMVAGMERYYQLARCYRDEDFRADRQPEFTQLDVEMSFVDQEDVIALGEEIIAELWKLIGYEITTPIPRMTYADAMKYYGTDKPDLRFDIKLVECTDFFKDTTFRVFQNEYVGAVVMEGGASQPRRQFDAWQEWAKQRGAKGLAYITVAEDGTLGGPVAKNITAAEREGIAEHVGAKPGDAIFFAAGDTKSSRALLGAARGEIARKNDLIKEGDWAFTWVVDAPMFEPAAEATASGDVALGNSSWTAVHHAFTSPKPEWMDSFDENPGEATAYAYDIVCNGNEIGGGSIRIHNADVQKRVFNVMGIGEEEAQEKFGFLLDAFQYGAPPHGGIALGWDRIVSLLGGFDSIRDVIAFPKSGGGVDPLTDAPAPIPAQQRKETGVDFKPEKAKAQADAKPADQAEA
- a CDS encoding neutral zinc metallopeptidase; this encodes MTFKKGSVPQGRRASSGRGGRGGMIAAGGGFGSLLLVGLFLLLGGSPGQLGELVGGQEQAQPAIESGEDANEPLAHCQTLEDGNTYADCRVDYTGISVDDVWAELLPQQAGIEYTEPGRVIFQQTTQSGCGMASAATGPFYCPTDQTAYFDVSFFEQLESLGGSDGPLAQMYIVAHEFGHHVQQLEGTLGLSNYNEPGAESNAVKIELQADCYAGIWASYADKGEDALLEPITREQVAAAVETARAVGDDNIQERSSGEVRPDTFTHGTSEQRQEAFLAGYREGTMATCDYLERGVYTS
- a CDS encoding replication-associated recombination protein A, with the protein product MTQDSLFPTGPSAESEGDSASGIAGRGGAMFAAHTGSPLAARMRPQHLDEVLGQDHLLAPGKPLRRLVEGSGEASVILYGPPGTGKTTIASLIAATMGQNFVGLSALDSGVKQVREVITHARQEAIRGVRTVLFIDEVHRFSKTQQDALLAAVENRTVLLVAATTENPSFSVVSPLLSRSLLLQLNSLEPADIAKLIDRAIESHRGLQGRIKITDEAKEQLTMLAGGDARRVLTYLEAAAETAEDVYSKTTESESDGEGAAQPVLTTEVLNASVNRAVVRYDRDGDQHYDVVSAFIKSIRGSDVDAALHYLARMIEAGEDPRFIARRLIVHASEDIGMADPTALPTAVAAAEAAQLIGLPEARIPLAQAVIHLATAPKSNSVMQAIAAAQEDIARGKIGHVPPHLRDGHYEGAKRLGSAVGYKFPHDDPRGVVAQQYLPQELADARYYQPTNHGAEKRIYEYLPRLRGIVRDEKNAGGSK
- the alaS gene encoding alanine--tRNA ligase, translated to MKTHEIRERFTQHFVNSGHEAVPSASLILDDPNLLFVNAGMVPFKPYFLGQQNPPFPNGLATSIQKCVRTLDIEEVGITTRHNTFFQMAGNFSFGQYFKEGAIENAWALLTNSVDEGGFGLDPDRLWVTVYLNDDEAAKIWNEKIGVPKERIQRMGMEDNYWSMGVPGPCGPCSEIYYDRGPEYGVEGGPEADDNRYMEIWNLVFMQNIRGEGNGKGDFELLGELPKKNIDTGLGIERVACILQGVDNVYETDLLAPVIAEAEKVTGATYEDPEDERINDVRFRVIADHSRTAMMLILDGVTPSNEGRGYILRRLVRRIIRSARLLGAQAEVLERFMNTIMDTMELSYPEIAQNRERILRVALNEEKSFLKTLESGTHRFDEVAAAAKTEGKTVVRGQEAFELHDTYGFPIDLTLEMAAEAGLEVDMDSFNAAMTEQRERAKADNRAKKHGHADESLYREWVDNQPTVFTGYEELASDAKVIGLVRDGEKVTSAGAGEQVEVILDHSPLYAESGGQMADRGRIFTGDTVLNVQDVQKIGKKLWVHKATVASGGLDLGSQVTAEVDQKWRHGATQAHTATHLIHAALREVLGPTAVQAGSLNRPGYLRFDFNFTEQLSDAQLEEIALIANQAVDADFAVNTIETSLEEAKAMGAMALFGENYGHDVRVVEIGGPFSIELCGGTHVSHSSQIGPISVLGESSVGSGARRIEAYSGMDAFRYYSKEAALIDAVSKDLKVPSDDLPGRIASLTEKLKQAEKEIAKLHQAQLQAKSAEFVAQAQDINGFKVLTLNLPNGVAANDLRTLATDLRNRLSNDDAIVVLASENDGKLPFIAAATKSAVARGVKSGDVVKLFGGYVDGRGGGKPDMAQGAGSNAGGIEQGFAAVRDFAETL